The proteins below come from a single Lates calcarifer isolate ASB-BC8 linkage group LG11, TLL_Latcal_v3, whole genome shotgun sequence genomic window:
- the LOC108898597 gene encoding protachykinin-1: MEALKFVVVLLVVVFVQVLGALGTPLSGEEDDGDILTVENWQGYPLERGITIRLADLIKRSKAQQFHGLMGRSSGVSQPVRLGRKRNKGEMFVGLMGRRSLDGDVEEGWKSDSY; this comes from the exons ATGGAGGCTCTGAAGTTTGTAGTGGTCCTGCTGGTGGTCGTGTTCGTGCAGGTTTTGGGCGCGCTGGGGACTCCGCTCTCCGGCGAAGAGGACGACGGGGACATCTTGACCGTGGAGAACTGGCAg ggCTACCCGCTAGAGAGAGGAATAACCATTCGGCTGGCAGACCTCATCAAGCGGTCCAAAGCACAGCAGTTCCACGGGCTGATGGGAAGAAGCTCgg GTGTGTCTCAGCCTGTGAGGCTCGGGAGGAAAA GAAATAAAGGGGAGATGTTTGTAGGACTCATGGGCAGACGGAGTTTAGATGGAG acgtggaggaggggtggaaaTCTGACTCTTACTAA